A genomic segment from Zygotorulaspora mrakii chromosome 1, complete sequence encodes:
- the MRL1 gene encoding Mrl1p (similar to Saccharomyces cerevisiae MRL1 (YPR079W); ancestral locus Anc_3.377), with protein MATLRVLRQNGRSNPAPIMISSKKSVAIVSTLIICFGAVAYFHSFHTTSTETTRSTIGKLNGKGDESNIERDDKDENEDDLFCAVFNPLSGTYIDLSQLSSTPNKPLVDDGKKGSNTGSTKNPPKSRWMIRGWDYDTNFTLGICSSPVTAQEEPQLDNHTGGFYTDPKDESKLVSIGDFATKPKVSGNRKLTLQYHNGSMCPNKVDRKSTLLYFVCDKEISAKAQMTYIGNLHECSYFFEVRSIYACPTTNKSKEVNVLGIFVGIFAVFFIVEYGGRRWLYGKMKTHFNSSGLASSSSGLSSLSPSQGLNLSNERSFRPRWEYIEREPKWKSIFKTLGNLLTTGLRAPRKYVKPTLGAGGPIRLSSQSTRGHDSFLQDMEQQNNILDSLEVATSDSNSTIDSTTRRLD; from the coding sequence ATGGCTACATTAAGAGTGCTGCGACAGAACGGAAGATCCAATCCAGCGCCTATAATGATATCTTCTAAGAAATCAGTTGCAATTGTGAGTACCTTGATTATATGTTTTGGTGCCGTAGCATATTTTCATTCGTTCCATACTACTAGTACAGAAACAACTCGTAGCACGATCGGCAAACTCAACGGTAAAGGAGATGAAAGTAATATAGAAAGAGACGATaaagatgagaatgaagatgatctaTTCTGCGCAGTATTTAATCCTTTAAGTGGAACGTATATCGATTTATCTCAATTGTCATCTACTCCCAACAAACCATTAGTGGACGACGGGAAAAAGGGAAGTAATACGGGAAGCACAAAAAATCCACCTAAATCGAGATGGATGATAAGAGGATGGGACTATGATACAAATTTCACGTTAGGCATCTGCTCCAGTCCTGTTACTGCACAAGAGGAGCCCCAGTTAGATAATCACACCGGTGGATTCTACACAGATCCCAAGGACGAAAGCAAGTTGGTTTCAATTGGTGATTTTGCAACCAAACCAAAGGTGAGCGGAAACAGGAAACTTACTTTGCAGTATCATAACGGCTCTATGTGTCCGAACAAAGTAGACAGGAAATCTACGCTTCTTTACTTTGTCTGTGACAAGGAAATATCTGCAAAGGCTCAGATGACATATATTGGCAACCTGCACGAAtgttcatattttttcGAGGTAAGAAGCATATACGCATGCCCCACAACCAACAAGAGCAAAGAGGTCAACGTTCTGGGAATTTTCGTGGGAATATTTGCGGTGTTCTTCATTGTGGAATACGGGGGCAGAAGATGGCTCTACGGCAAAATGAAAACCCATTTCAATTCCTCGGGTCTCGCATCGTCCTCTTCGGGATTATCCTCATTGTCGCCATCTCAAGGCCTAAATTTGTCCAACGAGAGAAGTTTCCGTCCGCGCTGGGAGTACATTGAACGTGAACCCAAATGGAAATCCATCTTCAAGACCCTAGGAAATCTGCTCACAACAGGATTGCGAGCTCCAAGGAAATATGTTAAACCAACATTAGGTGCTGGTGGTCCAATACGGCTCAGCTCCCAGAGCACTAGAGGCCATGACTCATTTTTACAAGACATGGAACAGCAAAACAATATTCTAGATAGTTTAGAGGTAGCTACCAGTGATAGCAACAGCACAATTGATTCGACAACAAGAAGACTAGATTGA
- a CDS encoding uncharacterized protein (similar to Saccharomyces cerevisiae TKL2 (YBR117C) and TKL1 (YPR074C); ancestral locus Anc_3.372) encodes MTTFSDIDRLAISTMRLLAVDAVSKANSGHPGAPLGMAPAAHVLLRNMRMNPKNPGWINRDRFVLSNGHACALLYSMLHLTGYDFSIEDLKSFRQLHSKTPGHPEFELPGVEVTTGPLGQGVCNAVGIAIAQANFAATYNKPEFTLSDSYTYVFLGDGCLQEGVSSEASSLAGHLQLGNLVAIYDDNKITIDGDTKVSFDEDVLKRYEAYGWEVLTVNKGDDDLASIDAAIKQAQKSKDKPTIIKLTTIIGYGSLNEGSHSVHGSPLKADDVKQLKKKFGFDPEQSFVVPQEVYDFYQKSVAQPGAELNAKWDQLFSSFQKRYPEVGKELVRRLSGKLPENWDEKLPRYTPKDSAVATRKLSEMVFEDIYAELPELIGGSADLTPSNLTRWNEAVDFQPTNSGIGNYAGRYIRYGIREHGMGAIMNGISAFGANYKPYGGTFLNFVSYAAGAVRLSALSGHPVIWVATHDSIGLGEDGPTHQPIETLAHFRALPNTSVWRPADGNEVSAAYKSALESKHTPHIIALSRQNLPQLKGSTVENALKGGYVLQEVSNPDIILIGTGSEVSLCVEAAQLLAAKNIKTRIVSMPDTLTFDKQPTEYRLSVLPDRVPIMSVEVLSTAGWSKYAHQSFGLHTFGASGKASDVFKYFDFVPEGVASRAEKTIAFYKGKEVDSPLKTAF; translated from the coding sequence ATGACAACATTTTCTGATATTGATAGATTGGCGATCTCGACGATGAGATTGCTGGCAGTCGATGCGGTATCGAAGGCGAATTCTGGTCATCCAGGTGCGCCATTGGGTATGGCACCGGCAGCTCATGTTTTGTTGAGGAACATGCGCATGAACCCAAAGAACCCGGGGTGGATCAACAGAGATAGATTTGTGCTATCCAACGGCCATGCTTGCGCATTGCTGTACTCGATGCTGCATTTGACGGGGTACGACTTCTCAATCGAGGACTTGAAGAGTTTCAGACAATTGCACTCCAAGACACCAGGTCATCCTGAATTTGAACTGCCTGGCGTTGAGGTCACCACGGGTCCACTGGGCCAGGGTGTCTGTAACGCAGTTGGTATTGCGATCGCACAAGCAAACTTTGCGGCTACCTACAACAAGCCAGAATTCACATTATCCGATTCTTACACCTACGTTTTCTTAGGTGATGGTTGTTTGCAGGAAGGTGTTTCTTCGGAGGCTTCTTCGTTGGCTGGTCACCTGCAATTGGGTAACTTGGTTGCAATCTACGACGATAACAAAATCACCATCGATGGTGATACCAAAGTTTCCTTCGATGAAGAcgttttgaaaagatacGAGGCCTACGGTTGGGAAGTTTTGACCGTCAACAAGGGAGACGATGATCTTGCTTCTATCGATGCTGCTATCAAACAAGCCCAAAAATCCAAGGACAAACCAACCATCATCAAGTTGACCACCATCATTGGATACGGTTCCCTAAACGAGGGTTCTCACTCCGTCCACGGTTCTCCATTGAAGGCAGACGATGTCAAGCAattaaagaagaaattcGGTTTTGACCCAGAACAATCATTTGTTGTTCCACAAGAAGTTTACGATTTCTACCAAAAATCTGTCGCACAACCTGGTGCGGAACTAAATGCCAAATGGGACCAATTGTTCTCTAGTTTCCAAAAGAGATACCCTGAGGTCGGCAAAGAATTGGTTAGAAGACTGAGTGGTAAACTACCTGAAAACTGGGATGAAAAACTACCAAGATACACTCCAAAAGACTCAGCTGTTGCAACCAGAAAACTATCTGAAATGGTCTTCGAAGACATTTATGCTGAACTTCCAGAACTAATTGGTGGTTCTGCTGATCTAACTCCATCGAACTTGACCAGATGGAATGAAGCTGTTGATTTCCAACCAACAAACTCTGGTATTGGTAATTACGCTGGTAGATACATCAGATATGGTATTAGGGAACACGGTATGGGTGCGATTATGAACGGTATCTCAGCATTTGGCGCAAATTACAAGCCTTATGGTGGTACCTTCTTGAACTTCGTGTCTTATGCTGCAGGTGCAGTCAGATTATCTGCTTTGTCTGGACACCCAGTTATTTGGGTTGCTACTCACGATTCTATCGGTTTAGGTGAAGATGGTCCAACTCATCAACCTATTGAAACTTTAGCACATTTCAGAGCTCTACCAAATACCAGTGTCTGGAGACCTGCTGATGGTAATGAAGTGTCTGCTGCTTATAAGAGTGCATTGGAATCAAAACATACACCACATATCATCGCTTTATCAAGACAAAATTTACCGCAGCTGAAGGGCTCTACTGTTGAAAATGCTCTAAAAGGTGGTTACGTTTTACAAGAAGTCTCTAATCCAGATATCATCTTGATTGGTACTGGTTCAGAAGTGTCATTATGTGTTGAAGCAGCTCAATTATTGGCTGCTAAGAACATCAAGACACGTATTGTTTCCATGCCAGATACCTTGACATTTGATAAACAACCAACTGAATATAGACTATCAGTCTTACCAGACCGTGTCCCAATTATGTCTGTTGAAGTTCTTTCAACTGCTGGTTGGTCTAAATATGCCCATCAATCCTTCGGTTTGCACACTTTTGGTGCTTCTGGTAAGGCATCTGATGTCTTCAAATACTTTGATTTCGTTCCAGAAGGTGTTGCTTCAAGAGCTGAAAAGACTATCGCTTTCTACAAGGGTAAAGAAGTTGACTCGCCATTAAAGACAGCTttttaa
- a CDS encoding uncharacterized protein (ancestral locus Anc_3.374), with the protein MGLKFTQSPVKKEDLPSDKNEIIKFSELMTEDVEKKWKKGKLYKFQGKKDRKFQVQTYSTTKGTDFWLSRVSKHKIDTALYDKVVYYLNGSERTEDNQWSMKDRTKRSKLEKEYIEVLDKVDIIEKLENGWNLVHIEYDLGKPLTIRDFNEWVYPVEPYTNDQGKEVSMIISLNAGHLDKSLTTNHTPAYYVSVEKLEYDYNTNELLWLMVTTNDAGGNVPKWLQNATIAKTVSKDVPFLFDYIESH; encoded by the coding sequence ATGGGATTGAAATTTACTCAGTCTCCGGTTAAAAAGGAGGACTTGCCGTCAGATAAGAAcgaaatcatcaaatttaGTGAACTAATGACTGAAGACGTGGAaaaaaagtggaagaaagGGAAATTGTATAAGTTCCAAGGCAAAAAAGatcgaaaatttcaagtcCAAACTTATAGCACCACAAAAGGAACGGATTTCTGGCTAAGTCGTGTATCTAAACATAAGATTGATACGGCCTTGTACGATAAAGTTGTCTATTACCTCAACGGGAGTGAGCGAACAGAGGATAATCAATGGAGTATGAAGGACAgaacaaaaagatcaaagtTGGAAAAGGAGTATATAGAAGTGTTGGACAAGGTTGATATTATAGAAAAGCTGGAGAATGGTTGGAATCTTGTCCATATCGAGTATGATTTGGGAAAGCCCTTAACAATAAGAGATTTCAACGAATGGGTCTATCCAGTCGAGCCCTACACCAACGACCAAGGCAAGGAAGTCTCTATGATAATTTCGCTAAATGCTGGTCACCTTGATAAAAGCTTGACGACCAATCATACGCCAGCATATTATGTTAGTGTCGAGAAGCTGGAGTATGATTACAACACTAATGAACTGTTGTGGTTGATGGTCACGACTAACGATGCTGGAGGAAACGTTCCTAAATGGTTACAAAACGCCACCATAGCCAAGACAGTTTCGAAAGATGTTCCTTTCCTGTTCGATTATATAGAAAGTCATTAA
- the OPY2 gene encoding Opy2p (similar to Saccharomyces cerevisiae OPY2 (YPR075C); ancestral locus Anc_3.373) produces MSSARSSLIATSTVSSTSPSSSGAYVDCGPPPACPQCASGEICVMTELTRTQCSTTICIRNSSSGGSQSSRSNSRLIGGVVGGVVGGVAVLVALLLFFLYHRFWKGKLRERSDRLNSNRSVYHDEGLFEDDDYDDEDDEDDEDDEDSEEGIRGRTENNHANYKRPMMDTASNVGDRNSTVTIQTRASNILPIAYIPGVTNGSGTMSGSGSGGLSSRLFRGLNTSNLHSVGDMRSHITLGSSILGGLDDDDEEPEKTEKTIPLGSSANEKTSENLTTAIRAKPKLVQIAEEDGDDERKAENPVQDFELSEKQPEDSLASESKEDRLSSTQLLDEVEQADDGHKQEQGHNNSDDNDRHTLDTIEIAAEEGDDDDDDDDDDDGSFILDLTIPDSIHHKPSINTSTVDDHHNQDEDSGSPFEDKFRIDVDL; encoded by the coding sequence ATGAGTTCGGCTAGATCATCCCTAATCGCAACAAGTACCGTTTCTTCAACGTCTCCTAGTTCTAGTGGAGCATATGTTGATTGTGGACCACCGCCAGCATGCCCGCAATGTGCCAGTGGTGAAATCTGTGTCATGACAGAATTAACACGTACGCAGTGTTCGACCACCATATGCATCAGAAACTCTTCCAGTGGTGGTAGTCAGTCATCACGATCGAATAGTAGGCTGATTGGTGGTGTCGTCGGAGGTGTCGTCGGTGGAGTAGCTGTATTAGTGGCACTTCTATTATTCTTCCTCTACCATAGGTTTTGGAAAGGAAAGTTGCGTGAAAGATCAGACAGGCTAAACTCGAATAGGTCTGTATACCATGACGAGGGACTgtttgaagatgatgattatgatgatgaggacgatgaagatgatgaagatgatgaggacAGTGAAGAAGGTATCCGGGGACGAACCGAGAATAATCATGCGAACTACAAGAGGCCAATGATGGACACAGCATCTAATGTAGGTGATCGGAACAGTACGGTCACTATACAAACGAGAGCATCTAATATTCTACCTATTGCGTATATCCCTGGTGTCACGAACGGAAGTGGTACGATGTCCGGGTCAGGATCTGGAGGGTTATCATCAAGACTATTCCGTGGTCTCAATACTTCTAATTTGCACAGTGTTGGAGATATGCGATCTCATATCACTCTAGGATCATCTATTTTAGGTGGTTtagatgatgacgatgaggAACCGgagaaaacagaaaaaacaaTACCACTTGGATCGTCAGCCAATGAGAAAACCTCTGAGAATTTAACCACAGCTATTAGGGCGAAACCAAAATTAGTACAGATTGCCGAAGAAGACGGTGATGACGAGAGAAAGGCAGAGAATCCCGtacaagattttgaattatcTGAAAAACAACCAGAAGATAGCTTAGCATCTGAAAGCAAAGAGGACCGTCTCAGCTCAACTCAACTGCTCGATGAGGTAGAACAAGCTGATGATGGGCATAAACAGGAGCAAGGTCACAACAATAGCGATGATAACGATCGCCATACTCTTGATACCATCGAAATTGCTGCTGAGGAAggcgatgatgatgatgatgatgatgatgatgatgatggaagTTTTATCTTGGACCTGACAATTCCGGATTCCATACATCATAAACCCAGTATCAATACATCGACCGTCGATGATCACCACAACCAGGATGAGGACTCTGGCAGCCCTTTCGAAGATAAGTTTAGGATCGATGTTGATCTATAG
- the NOT5 gene encoding CCR4-NOT core subunit NOT5 (similar to Saccharomyces cerevisiae NOT5 (YPR072W); ancestral locus Anc_3.370), with the protein MSQRKLQQDIDKLLKKVKEGLLDFETVYEKFQSTNSENTSYREKLESDLKREIKKLQKHRDQIKTWLSKEDVKDRQTVLTENRRLIENGMERFKSVEKLMKTKQFSTEALTNPDIIKDPRELRKREQFVFIQECLEELQKQIEGYEAQEDEEQVERHEFHIHNLENILKLLQNNEMEPETVQDYQEDIKYYVENNDDPDFIEYDTIYEDMGCESTPGSDENRENVASGTSDSQIASTNATSSPSAHTITAKIAKRQERSPRKRAQQPTDTPSAVTTPIHGTPTPVSLQQSPTPESSTTLSQHAHTNGTTNSTDNNINHTNEIGNSHKKKDMNPTQQEVLYPQDKTEEINEQIERMLSENAAFKNPLFKDDLKYWLQSKRPLMQPYKKMPDRMKAQLESSLLNCPDSLDADSPHFYRKPLSLPHPTSIFFPSEPIRFVYPIDNVNPISVQEQQQQEQQQSPVKEQSSLNKPDDKRTEDKNIGSDENEDVYSRTSLARIFSKFDLDTLFFIFYHYQGTYEQFLAARELAKNRKWRFNKKDRRWYYKEVEKSPPGMPQGEEESWRYFDYQRSWLARRCNSEIVPTEEDFEKLF; encoded by the coding sequence ATGTCTCAGCGAAAGCTACAGCAGGATATTGACAAGCTGCTGAAGAAGGTCAAAGAAGGACTATTGGACTTTGAGACAGTGTATGAGAAATTTCAGTCAACGAATTCTGAGAATACATCTTATCGGGAGAAGCTTGAATccgatttgaaaagagagattaaaaaattgcaaaaacaTAGAgatcaaatcaaaacatGGTTGAGCAAAGAAGATGTGAAGGATAGGCAGACAGTGCTTACGGAGAACAGACGATTAATTGAAAATGGGATGGAAAGATTCAAATCGGTAGAGAAACTAATGAAGACGAAACAGTTTTCAACTGAGGCATTGACCAATCCTGACATAATAAAAGATCCTCGTGAATTGAGGAAAAGAGAACAGTTCGTATTCATTCAAGAATGTTTGGAAGAGTTGCAAAAACAGATAGAAGGTTACGAAGCACAGGAAGATGAGGAACAAGTAGAAAGGCACGAATTCCACATTCACAATCTGGAAAACATCCTGAAGTTGCTGCAAAACAACGAAATGGAACCTGAGACAGTACAAGACTACCAGGAGGATATAAAATATTATGTGGAGAACAATGATGACCCTGATTTCATAGAATATGACACAATTTATGAAGATATGGGTTGTGAGAGTACACCAGGTTCAGATGAAAATAGAGAAAATGTGGCGTCTGGTACTTCGGACTCTCAAATTGCGTCAACTAATGCAACCAGTTCGCCTTCAGCGCACACTATCACGGCGAAGATTGCCAAGAGACAGGAACGTTCTCCAAGGAAAAGAGCACAGCAGCCGACAGACACACCTTCTGCAGTTACAACACCTATTCACGGGACTCCTACACCTGTTAGCTTGCAACAGTCACCAACTCCTGAGTCATCTACAACATTATCTCAGCATGCTCATACCAATGGCACCACAAACAGCACTGATAACAATATCAATCACACAAATGAGATTGGAAATAGTcataagaaaaaagatatgAATCCCACTCAACAGGAAGTCCTTTACCCACAAGATAAGACGGAAGAAATAAATGAACAGATTGAACGAATGCTATCAGAGAATGCAGCATTCAAAAATCCATTGTTCAAGGACGACTTAAAATATTGGTTGCAGTCAAAACGACCTTTGATGCAGCcatacaaaaaaatgccaGATCGCATGAAAGCACAATTAGAATCTTCTTTACTAAATTGTCCGGATTCATTAGATGCCGACTCACCTCATTTTTATAGAAAACCTCTATCTCTTCCTCATCcaacttcaatttttttcccGAGTGAACCGATTAGATTTGTCTATCCAATAGATAATGTTAATCCAATATCCGTGCAAgagcagcagcagcaggAGCAACAGCAGTCACCTGTTAAAGAACAAAGCTCACTTAATAAACCAGATGATAAACGGACAgaagacaaaaatataGGGAgcgatgaaaatgaagatgtttACTCCAGAACCTCACTAGCCAGAATTTTCTCCAAGTTTGATCTGGATACGCTTTTCTTCATATTTTATCATTACCAAGGAACGTATGAACAGTTTCTTGCTGCAAGGGAATTGGCGAAAAATAGAAAGTGGAGGTTCAATAAAAAGGATCGCCGTTGGTACTATAAGGAAGTGGAAAAATCACCGCCAGGAATGCCGCAAGGTGAAGAAGAATCGTGGAGGTATTTTGATTATCAAAGAAGTTGGCTAGCAAGACGTTGTAATAGCGAAATTGTTCCCACAGAGGaggattttgaaaagttatTTTAA
- a CDS encoding elongation factor 1-alpha (similar to Saccharomyces cerevisiae TEF2 (YBR118W) and TEF1 (YPR080W); ancestral locus Anc_3.378), translated as MGKGKSHVNVVVIGHVDSGKSTTTGHLIYKCGGIDKRTIEKFEKEAAELGKGSFKYAWVLDKLKAERERGITIDIALWKFETPKYEVTVIDAPGHRDFIKNMITGTSQADCAVLIIAGGVGEFEAGISKDGQTREHALLAFTLGVRQLIVAVNKMDSVKWDESRFQEIVKETSNFIKKVGYNPKTVPFVPISGWNGDNMIEPTTNASWYKGWEKETKAGVVKGKTLLEAIDSIEPPSRPTDKPLRLPLQDVYKIGGIGTVPVGRVETGVIKPGMVVTFAPAGVTTEVKSVEMHHEQLEAGMPGDNVGFNVKNVSVKEIRRGNVCGDSKNDPPKATESFNATVIVLNHPGQISAGYSPVLDCHTAHIACRFDELLEKNDRRSGKKIEDAPKFIKSGDAALVKFIPSKPMCVEAFSDYPPLGRFAVRDMRQTVAVGVIKSVVKTDKAAKVTKAAQKAVKK; from the coding sequence ATGGGTAAGGGTAAGTCTCACGTTAACGTTGTCGTCATCGGTCACGTCGATTCTGGTAAGTCCACTACCACCGGTCACTTGATTTACAAGTGTGGTGGTATCGACAAGAGAACCATCGAAAAGTTCGAGAAGGAAGCTGCTGAATTAGGTAAGGGTTCTTTCAAGTACGCTTGGGTTTTGGACAAGTTAAAGgctgaaagagaaagaggTATCACTATCGATATTGCTTTGTGGAAGTTCGAAACTCCAAAGTACGAAGTTACTGTCATTGATGCCCCAGGTCACAGAGATTTCATCAAGAACATGATTACTGGTACTTCTCAAGCTGATTGTGCTGTTTTGATTATTGCTGGTGGTGTCGGTGAATTCGAAGCTGGTATCTCCAAGGATGGTCAAACCAGAGAACACGCTTTGTTGGCTTTCACCCTAGGTGTCAGACAATTGATTGTCGCCGTCAACAAGATGGACTCTGTCAAATGGGACGAATCCAGATTCCAAGAAATTGTTAAGGAGACttccaatttcatcaagaagGTCGGTTACAACCCAAAGACTGTTCCATTCGTTCCAATCTCCGGTTGGAACGGTGACAACATGATTGAACCTACCACTAACGCTTCATGGTACAAGGGTTGGGAAAAGGAAACCAAGGCTGGTGTCGTCAAAGGTAAGACCTTATTGGAAGCCATTGACTCCATTGAGCCACCTTCCAGACCAACTGACAAGCCATTGAGATTGCCATTGCAAGATGTTTACAAGATCGGTGGTATCGGAACGGTGCCTGTCGGTAGAGTCGAAACCGGTGTCATCAAGCCAGGTATGGTTGTCACTTTTGCCCCAGCCGGTGTCACTACTGAAGTCAAATCCGTCGAAATGCATCACGAACAATTGGAAGCTGGTATGCCAGGTGACAATGTTGGTTTCAACGTCAAGAACGTTTCCGTCAAGGAAATCAGAAGAGGTAACGTCTGTGGTGACTCCAAGAACGATCCACCAAAGGCCACTGAATCTTTCAACGCTACCGTCATTGTTTTGAACCATCCAGGTCAAATCTCTGCTGGTTACTCTCCAGTTTTGGATTGTCACACTGCTCACATCGCTTGTAGATTCGACGAATTGTTGGAGAAGAACGACAGAAGATCTGGTAAGAAGATCGAAGACGCTCCAAAATTCATCAAGTCCGGTGACGCTGCTTTGGTTAAATTCATTCCATCTAAGCCAATGTGTGTTGAAGCTTTCTCCGACTACCCACCATTAGGTAGATTCGCTGTCAGAGATATGAGACAAACC
- the LTP1 gene encoding tyrosine protein phosphatase LTP1 (similar to Saccharomyces cerevisiae LTP1 (YPR073C); ancestral locus Anc_3.371): protein MTNKEQHPISVAFVCLGNICRSPMAEAVFQNVVRQKNLEDRFHVIDSFGTGGWHCGENPDSRSAATCKFHNVPINHKAQQIKGNHFDKFDYIICMDESNLRNLKRLQPKGSKAKLFLFGNWNTDGKFNKIVDDPYYGGNEGFEYNFKQISYFSEEFLKNELL, encoded by the coding sequence ATGACGAACAAAGAGCAACATCCAATATCTGTGGCATTTGTATGCTTAGGTAACATCTGTCGCTCTCCAATGGCTGAAGCAGTCTTTCAGAATGTAGtgagacaaaaaaatttggaagatAGATTTCACGTAATAGACTCTTTTGGTACTGGAGGTTGGCATTGCGGTGAGAACCCTGATTCACGTAGCGCAGCAACGTGTAAATTTCATAATGTTCCCATAAATCATAAGGCTCAACAAATTAAGGGTAATCATTTTGATAAGTTCGATTATATTATCTGTATGGATGAATCAAATttaagaaatttgaaacgATTACAACCAAAGGGTTCAAAAGCTAAGTTGTTCCTTTTTGGTAATTGGAATACAGATGGGAAGTTTAATAAGATTGTTGATGATCCATACTATGGTGGTAATGAAGGCTTTGAATACAATTTTAAGCAAATTTCCTATTttagtgaagaatttttaaaaaacgAATTGTTGTAG